From the Planktothricoides raciborskii GIHE-MW2 genome, the window TATTCACTATTCACTATTCACTATTCACTATTCACTCTTCCCTAAACCCCACACCCCTGCCCCTGAAGCCCAAGGAAACTCCCATGATTTCTAGTGCAATATTAATTAAATTATTAGTCCCAACTGGATTAATCCTCGCTGGTTTGATTGGCGGAATCATCTTTGAAAAAAGAATTGTTAGCCAAGTCAAAAAAATCCTGATTCAACGAGGAGTTAAATTCAATCGATTCCTAACTGACTCTGTGCGGGGAATTCCTTTCTTAATTTTCTTTGTAGCCGGAATTTATGCTGCCCTAATTAGTAGCTCTCTTGGCCCTAAATGGCAGTCATTTTTATCTCAATTAATTTTAATTATTATCTTAGGCTATACCACCCTATTTTTCTCTAAAATAGCCATTGGATTTATTCGCCTCTATAGTCAAACAGCCGAAGGTTTTTTACCATTAACATCTTTGTTTGAAAACCTCACCAGACTATTAATTTTTATCATTGGCTTCTTAATCATCCTGCAATCCCTGGGAATTTCCATCACCCCATTACTCACCGCATTAGGGGTCGGGGGAATTTCCGTGGGTTTAGCCCTACAAAGTACCCTATCAAATATATTTTGTGGGATTAATTTAATTATGTCTCGCAAAGTTAATCCCGGAGATTATGTCAAACTAGAAACCGGAGAAGAAGGATATGTTACTGATGTGACTTGGCGACATACCACAATTCGAGAATATCCCAATAATTTAATTATCGTTCCCAATGCGGAACTGGTTGCCTCTACCTTTAAAAATTATCATCTCCCGGAAAAAACCATGCTGATTTTAGTAGAAGTGGGAGTCAGTTATGATAGTGATTTAGAAAAAGTTGAAAGAGTGACTCTGGAAGTTGCCAAAGAAATTATGCGAGATGTTCCCGGAGGTGTTTCTAATTTTAAACCATTTATCCGGTATCATAGTTTTGGCTATTTTAGTATTAATTTCACGGTTTATATGGAGGTCAAAGAATTTATCGATCATTTGTTGATTAAACATGAATTTATTAAAAAGCTATTTAAGCGGTATCAAATCGAAGGAATTACCATACCTTACCCGATTAAACCCGTTTACAATCCCGAAACATCTCAAAATAAGCCGAAATCACCTTTTGATTTTTAGGTTAGGTTGAGAAAACACACCCAGAGACCGAACCCAGAAACCGGGTTTCTTTTATGCTTACCACAGTTATCCTTGTTCCTGACAACAGAAACCCGGTTTCTTTTCCCCCAAGGAACAAAAACCAGCTACGAAACCCAGAAACCGGGTTTCTTTTCTGGTTACCACAGTTATCCTTGTTCCTGACAACAGAAACCCGGTTTCTTTTGCCCCAATAAAAGTATATTTTTTTATGAATTTAATGCCGAAAATTCAAATTGAACATCTGATTAAAATCTATGGTTCCAACCCTCGGTATGCTTTGCAACTTTTTCGCGAGGGAAAAACCAGAGATGAAATTTTACAATTAACCAATCATGTTGTGGGCATTGCCGATGTTTCTCTGTCGATCGCCCAGGGAGAAATATTTGTGATCATGGGATTATCCGGTTCCGGCAAATCTACCCTGGTGCGTTGTCTTAACCGATTGATTCATCCCACCAGCGGACATATCTATATTGATGGAGAAGATGTGGTGCGGATGGATGAAAAAAGACTGCGGGAAATTCGCTTAACTAAGGTGTCGATGGTTTTTCAAGGATTTGGTTTATTGCCCCATAAAACCGTGGCGGAAAATGTGGCTTATGGATTGAAAATTCGCGGAGTCAGCAAAGTTAAATGTCGTGAAAAAGCCTGGGAAAATTTGGCACGGGTGGGTTTAGAAGCATGGGCTGATTATTTGCCTTCTTCCCTGAGTGGGGGGATGCAGCAACGGGTAGGTTTAGCCCGCGCTTTGGCGACGGATGCGGATATTTTATTGATGGATGAACCGTTTAGTGCCCTTGACCCAATTATTCGCCGAGAAATGCAGGACGAGTTACTCCGATTGCAAACAGAATTGCACAAGACGATTGTGTTTATTAGCCACGATATTCACGAGGCTTTAAGATTGGGCGATCGCATTGCGGTGATGAAAGATGGCGGCATTGTTCAAGTGAGTCAACCGGAAGACTTAATCACTCAACCCCAGGGCGATTATATCCGCGCTTTCCTTCAAGATGTTAACCGGGCGCAAGTCCTAAAAGCGGGTACAATTGCCCGTGAAACTGTATCATTAATTTTGGGTGAATCGGCCAAAGTTGCACTTGAACAAATGTCAGCAAATCAATTAACCCAAATGTATGTGATTTCCTCCAATGGTAAACCCGTGGGTTTGCTCAACCGAACCACTCTGGAAGCAGCGATCGCCCTAGGAAAAGAGGATATTACCGAAATTATGACCCGCCAATTTCCCATTGTCAGCGCTGTAACCCCTGTAGAAAATATCTTTCCCCTTTGTCAACTCAACCAGGCGATCGCTGTCGTTGATGACCAAGAAAAATTGATGGGGACAATTCAAATATCCGATATCTTAAACAGTCTGAGTCCTGTCACCGCATTTTGCAAATAATTAGTTTACCCTGAAAAAAAACCATGATATTCCAACCATCCCCAAAACCCTGGCAAAAACTCGTCCTCATCACCGTATTAAGCAGCGTATTCGGCACGGTATTAACTGGCTTAACTGCCTGTCAACCGCAGATAAAATCTACAGACAATCAAACATCTTCCGCACCACAATTAACTATTCGTTCCGCCCATAGTAGTTGGATTGATGAGCGATTTCAAATAGAAATTGTGAATATGGGTTTAGAAAAATTGGGCTATAAAATAGCGTCGCCCAAAGAATTAGATTACCCGGCTCTTTATCTGGCGATCGCCAATGGGGATTTAGATTATAGCACCGTTTACTATGACCCGGCACACCAACTATTTTTTGAAAATGCTGGGGGACAAGCCAAACTTCAGCCCGTGGGAATTATTACTCCCGACGGCATCGCTGGCTATCAAATCGATCAAAAAACTGCCACTAAATATAATATCAAAAATATCGCCCAATTGCAAGATCCCAAACTGGCCAAACTCTTTGACTCTGATGGCGATGGCAAGGCAAATTTAGTCGGATGCACTCCTGGTTGGGTTTGTGAATTAGCGATCGACCATCAAATTAAAGCTTACGGACTTGAGCAAACTGTTGAGCAAGATAGAGGCAATTATGCGGCATTAATGGCTGATGCGATCGCCCGTTACCAACAAGGGCAATCGATTATTTTCTTTGCCTATAATCCCCACTGGATTGGTGCAGTTTTTCAGCCCGATCGCGACGTGGTTTGGTTAGAAGTTCCTTTTACTTCTCTGCCGGAAAGTATGGGCAAAATCACCGCAAAAGATACGGTGATGAATGGCAAAAATTTTGGCTTAGTCAGAACTCAGCAGCGAATTGTGGCCAATCCTAATTTTTTGGCCAAAAATCCAGTGGCTAAACGCTGGTTTGAATTAGTGAAAATTCCCGTCGCTGATATGAATGCTGAAAGCTTAAGAATTAAAAATGGGGAAAATCGGGTCAAAGATATTCGCCGTCATGGGGCAGAATGGGTCAGCCAAAATCAAGCCCTGTTTGATAGTTGGTTAGCACAAGCTAAACAAGCGGCTGAATGAATACATTTTTAGATGTTTCTATAACAGTGGTTTTTAGATTAATAAACCACAGCAGGCGGGGATAGAAATCCCCGTAGGGGTCAACGGCCGTTGACCCCTACGGGGATTCATTCCCTGGCGGTTAATGTGGTTTACTCAGTAGAAAACCGCTATAACAGCCATTTATTCTTGGTTGAAAAATATACAGCACTTGTCAGAGTGATTAAGGACAAAAAACCCTGTCATTCCCGCGCGGGAATCCAGAAAAAGTAATCCCGATAATACCAGCTATATTTTTCAACCTGATTCAAATAATTTTACTGGCAATTATCATGGCTTATCATCAAGTTTGGTTAAATTCGCTGTTAAATCCTTTCGAGAGTTATACAATTCCGCTGGATGATTGGATTACGGCGTTAATTAATTTTATAGTGCAACAATTTAGGCCTGTATTTCAAGCGATTGCCTTGCCGATTAAGGTAATTTTAGAAAGTATTGCATCAATTTTTGTAGCTACCCCACCCTTAATATTCTTAGTCATATTGGGGGCGATCGCGTGGCAAATAGCTGGCAGAAAAATGGCTATTTATAGCTTAATTGGGTTAACTTTAATTGGTTTTTTGGGCATTTGGGAAGAAGCAATGGTATCCCTGTCTTTAGTCATAACGGCGGTGATATTTTGTCTAGTCATAGGAATTCCTTTAGGCATTGCTTGTGCTCGCAGCGATCGCCTGGAAAAAATCATCCAGCCTTTATTAGATGTAATGCAAACCTTGCCCACTTTTGTTTATTTAGTGCCGGTAGTGATGCTGTTTGGCATTGGGGAAGTACCGGGAGTAATTGCGACAATTATATTCGCTTTGCCCCCTTTAATTCGTCTGACTAATTTAGGCATTCGGCAAGTACCCGCAGAAGTCGTCGAAGCCGCGATCGCCTTTGGTTCAACCCCCAACCAAGTGCTCTGGGAAGCCCAAATTCCTCTAGCCATGCCAACGATTTTAGCGGGGGTAAATCAAGCAATTTTAATGGCATTATCTATGTCTGTAGTGACTTCAATGATTGCCGTTCCAGGCTTAGGATTAATGGTGTTACAAGGAGTAGGACGTTTGGATATTGGACTAGCAGCAGTAGGCGGTTTAGGAATTGTTCTATTAGCAATTATCCTCGATCGCATCACCCAAACCGTGGGAAAAAATAACTTGCTTTCGTGGAAACAGCGGGGTATTATTGGGTTAATATTAAATTACTTAAGTAGGTGAACATAATTAATTGCACTTTTCGTTCCCCGCCGATAGGCTTTGGATTCCCGCATATAGGAAGGAGAGAGAATAGAGAAGAGAGAAAAGAGTGAATAGTGAATAGTGAATAGTGATATTTATTTTCACTTTTCACTTTTCACTTTCCTCTTTCCTCTTTCCTCTTTCCTCTTTCCTCTTTCCTCTTTCCTCTTTCCTCTTTTCTTCTGATATGGTCTGTGGTTATTTCTGCCCACCTACTTAGATGCGAAAAAATCCAATAAATTAAAAGCGATATAATTATATTAATTTTAATTTAAATAAGAGATTTAATTTCTGTATGTAGGGGCGAATGGCCATTCGCCCCTACAGCATTAGATCAAGCAGAATTGAAATAACTATAAATAACAAATACCCCCTGGGAATAGAGAAAACGGACTTTCTCCAGCCAGGGGGTATTTGATTGGTAGTGGGCATGAAGTGAAATGATATGAATTAGAAATTTTCTCCTATGTAGGTGGGAACCATGTTTTTATGGGATAAGAATTCAGCGATCGCAAATTATTTGCCAGAACGCGATCAGCCAATGGATCGGCGATCGCCTTCAATGGGACGATCTCTGAATACTTAGCCCAGTGAGAAAATAGAAAATGCCTCACTACTTCGGTGCTGTCATAGAAGCGGTCATGGAAATTGAGGGAAATTCTTTGCCTTAATTTCAAATAGCAAAGAAAGCACAAGGTTCGAGAACCCGGTCTTAATCAAAATAAAACAACGTAACCAGACGGCGTTGTTCCTCAGCTTCTTGGCAAGTTTGCAGCAGGGTTTGGCTGTCGTGAAAAGCAAAGCAGATGAGTTGCTGACAGCGAGAAATAATCTGTCGATTACATAACGTGCTTGCTTCCCCCAGAGATAAGTGATCGTTGCTGGAATTTTCCACCAAATGGATCACGCGGGAAAGCTGTTCGCGGGATTCACGGGGTTGCCGCTCCAGGGTTTGCGGTAAAATAACCGTCAGCATATTGGGATCGGCTCGCATGGCTCCTTTGATCGCCGCTGCATTGGTGCCAGTGGATCCCGATGTCATCACCCGATTTCCGCCCAAAACTAGGGCATAACTCATTAACTCAATTAAGTTTTGATGAGTAATCGGCACATGACGCGATCCTAAGATAGCAATTCGTTTAGATCCAGTTTGTTGGATCGCTGCAAGCTCTTGTGCAAGAGTATCTATACTGGATATTTCTATGGATTGAGTCAAAGACTAAATGAATCTAAGTAATACAACGACTGTTATTTTAGCAAAGTTATTTTGGCAAAAACCAGTGAGCGGAGAAAAGAACTCTATATCTAATCTGAAACCAGTGGACTCCCTTGGTTAACTGACCGAATGGCATGATAACAATTAAATAATTAAGTTGTCAGGAAATTGTGAGGTTGAATCCGTTGCCGACATTAAAAAGCTGGTCAAAAGCCCTGGAACGACCCGCCACGGAATTTACGGCGGTGACGTTGCCAGTGATTTTTGGGGAGTTGCCCCCTGGGTTACGCGGGTCTTTGTATAGAAATGGGCCAGCCCGTTTAGAACGAAACGGGGTGAAAGTAGGCCATTGGTTTGATGGGGATGGAGCGGTGTTGGCGGTACATTTTACCGATGCTGGCGCGATCGCCTCTTACCGATATGTGCAAACTGCCGGTTATCAGGAAGAAGAAGCCGCTGGAGAGTTTTTGTTTGCTGGTTATGGCATGATGCCGCCCGGTTCTATCTGGGATCGCTTTACCAAGAGTGTCAAAAATGCCGCCAATACCTCGGTTTTAGCCCTGCCGGATAAATTGTTAGCCCTCTGGGAAGGAGGATATCCCTACGCTTTGGATTTACAAACCCTGGAAACCTGGGGAACGGATAACTTAGAAGGGCTAAAAAACGGTTGGACTTTTTCCGCGCACCCGAAGCGCGATCCCTTGACGGGAAATATTTATAATTTTGGGGTGACACCGGGCAAAAATTCCCTATTACATCTTTATGTATGCGATCGCGCTGGCAAAATCCAAAAACATTCCACCGTGGAAATCGATGGAGTGCCCTTAATTCACGACTTTGTACTCGCGGGTGAATATTTGGTCTTTTTCATTTCCCCAGTCCGGTTGCAACTATTCTCCGCCCTGTTTCACTTAAAAAGCTTTAGTGATTCCCTAATGTGGCGACCTGAATTGGGAACCCAAATTTTAATCATCAACCGGGATACCTTGGAAGTGGTCAGCGGCAATGAAACCGATCCTTGGTTTCAATGGCATTTTAGCAATGGATATCAGGATGAACAGGGGAATTTAATCGTGGATTTGGTCAAATATGCAGACTTTTCCACCAATCAATATCTCAAAGAAGTTGCCACGGGTCAGGCGCAAACGATAGCCAAAGGCACCCTCTGGCGGATTTATTTAGACCCAAAAACTGCGGTGGTGCAAGACCAAGAACCTCTGGTAGAAAGGGGTTGCGAATTTCCCTCGGTGGCACCGGCAGCGGTGGGACAACCGGCCCGGTTTACCTATTTATCCTTGCATCGAGAAGATGTGAATATTGGGGAGGAACTTTTAGGCGCGATCGCCCGCTATGACCATCAGACCCAAACCCTCACCGCAGCGGACTTAGGGGCTAATCGCTATCCCACAGAACCACTGTATATATCTAATCCCGAAAATCCGCAACAGGGCTGGCTGATCGCCGTCGTCTTTGATGGCAATGATGATGGCAACGATGATGGCAAAAGTGAGGTCTGGATTTTTGACAGCGATCGCCTGGATGAAAACCCAGTCTGTCGTTTAGCCCTACCAGAAATAGTGCCGATGGGATTTCATGGCACCTGGCACCCAGAAGTTTAATTAGCGGGGGTGCGGGGGGGCGGGGGTGCGGGGGAGCGGGGGGGCGGAGGAGCGGGGGTGCAGAGGAGGACAGAGGTAGGGGCTTTTCCGTGGCGGTGGTTGCCCCGGAGCAGAGGAGCTTCCGGAGCGGGGAAGCATAAGGGCGCTTGGACGTAGCGCCCCTACATCTCATCCCCTCATCCGACGGCGGACCCCCCTGCCCCCTGCTCCGTAAGCCCCGAAAGTCCCTCCGCTTCAGAAACCGGGTTTCTTGTAGGCTGCTAAACGATATGCCTCCGGCACGCTGCGCGATCGCCCCGGTAGGAACCCAGAAACCCGGTTTCTCCTGCGAGAAAGATCACGCCCCTACAATAAATCTAATCAATTCTTCACCAAAAATGTTAAAACCGTTTCATCAATCCCTTTGAGTTTTAAGGGCTGATACTTGATAATTTCATCATCATTCAAATAGTCCGCGACAGCGGCGGAAACTAAAATTCGATTCGGTTCAGAGGCTTCTTGGAGTCGGGCGGCAATATTCACACTCGGCCCGATCGCCGTATAGTCAGACCGTTCCGCATTACCAAACATTCCCACCACCGCCGTTCCTTGATGAATGCCACAGCGAAACTTGACCTCTGGGAGTCCTTGGGCTTGCCATTTTTTATTAAGTTGAATCAGCGATCGCTGCATTTTTCTAGCAGCGGCTAAAGCATTGGTCACTTGTTCATTGGGGGTGCATTCTTCTGGTGCGCCAAAAATCGCAATAATCGCATCCCCCACGAATTTATCCACAGTTC encodes:
- the proX gene encoding glycine betaine/L-proline ABC transporter substrate-binding protein ProX; translation: MIFQPSPKPWQKLVLITVLSSVFGTVLTGLTACQPQIKSTDNQTSSAPQLTIRSAHSSWIDERFQIEIVNMGLEKLGYKIASPKELDYPALYLAIANGDLDYSTVYYDPAHQLFFENAGGQAKLQPVGIITPDGIAGYQIDQKTATKYNIKNIAQLQDPKLAKLFDSDGDGKANLVGCTPGWVCELAIDHQIKAYGLEQTVEQDRGNYAALMADAIARYQQGQSIIFFAYNPHWIGAVFQPDRDVVWLEVPFTSLPESMGKITAKDTVMNGKNFGLVRTQQRIVANPNFLAKNPVAKRWFELVKIPVADMNAESLRIKNGENRVKDIRRHGAEWVSQNQALFDSWLAQAKQAAE
- a CDS encoding mechanosensitive ion channel domain-containing protein, with protein sequence MISSAILIKLLVPTGLILAGLIGGIIFEKRIVSQVKKILIQRGVKFNRFLTDSVRGIPFLIFFVAGIYAALISSSLGPKWQSFLSQLILIIILGYTTLFFSKIAIGFIRLYSQTAEGFLPLTSLFENLTRLLIFIIGFLIILQSLGISITPLLTALGVGGISVGLALQSTLSNIFCGINLIMSRKVNPGDYVKLETGEEGYVTDVTWRHTTIREYPNNLIIVPNAELVASTFKNYHLPEKTMLILVEVGVSYDSDLEKVERVTLEVAKEIMRDVPGGVSNFKPFIRYHSFGYFSINFTVYMEVKEFIDHLLIKHEFIKKLFKRYQIEGITIPYPIKPVYNPETSQNKPKSPFDF
- a CDS encoding glycine betaine/L-proline ABC transporter ATP-binding protein, producing MNLMPKIQIEHLIKIYGSNPRYALQLFREGKTRDEILQLTNHVVGIADVSLSIAQGEIFVIMGLSGSGKSTLVRCLNRLIHPTSGHIYIDGEDVVRMDEKRLREIRLTKVSMVFQGFGLLPHKTVAENVAYGLKIRGVSKVKCREKAWENLARVGLEAWADYLPSSLSGGMQQRVGLARALATDADILLMDEPFSALDPIIRREMQDELLRLQTELHKTIVFISHDIHEALRLGDRIAVMKDGGIVQVSQPEDLITQPQGDYIRAFLQDVNRAQVLKAGTIARETVSLILGESAKVALEQMSANQLTQMYVISSNGKPVGLLNRTTLEAAIALGKEDITEIMTRQFPIVSAVTPVENIFPLCQLNQAIAVVDDQEKLMGTIQISDILNSLSPVTAFCK
- a CDS encoding carotenoid oxygenase family protein gives rise to the protein MPTLKSWSKALERPATEFTAVTLPVIFGELPPGLRGSLYRNGPARLERNGVKVGHWFDGDGAVLAVHFTDAGAIASYRYVQTAGYQEEEAAGEFLFAGYGMMPPGSIWDRFTKSVKNAANTSVLALPDKLLALWEGGYPYALDLQTLETWGTDNLEGLKNGWTFSAHPKRDPLTGNIYNFGVTPGKNSLLHLYVCDRAGKIQKHSTVEIDGVPLIHDFVLAGEYLVFFISPVRLQLFSALFHLKSFSDSLMWRPELGTQILIINRDTLEVVSGNETDPWFQWHFSNGYQDEQGNLIVDLVKYADFSTNQYLKEVATGQAQTIAKGTLWRIYLDPKTAVVQDQEPLVERGCEFPSVAPAAVGQPARFTYLSLHREDVNIGEELLGAIARYDHQTQTLTAADLGANRYPTEPLYISNPENPQQGWLIAVVFDGNDDGNDDGKSEVWIFDSDRLDENPVCRLALPEIVPMGFHGTWHPEV
- a CDS encoding ABC transporter permease subunit, with product MAYHQVWLNSLLNPFESYTIPLDDWITALINFIVQQFRPVFQAIALPIKVILESIASIFVATPPLIFLVILGAIAWQIAGRKMAIYSLIGLTLIGFLGIWEEAMVSLSLVITAVIFCLVIGIPLGIACARSDRLEKIIQPLLDVMQTLPTFVYLVPVVMLFGIGEVPGVIATIIFALPPLIRLTNLGIRQVPAEVVEAAIAFGSTPNQVLWEAQIPLAMPTILAGVNQAILMALSMSVVTSMIAVPGLGLMVLQGVGRLDIGLAAVGGLGIVLLAIILDRITQTVGKNNLLSWKQRGIIGLILNYLSR